A portion of the Tamandua tetradactyla isolate mTamTet1 chromosome 16, mTamTet1.pri, whole genome shotgun sequence genome contains these proteins:
- the CEACAM18 gene encoding cell adhesion molecule CEACAM18 — translation MDRPSPRRSPWRGLLLAASLLVCGTSLAYSQIFISPDSLLGLEGFPSSLVLKNAPAEALEYSWHRGADGTAGNMIASYRPPSKSWQVGPEHRGRENVSHTGDLLIQDTELNDTGNYTVRVEASNGTQTATGWLEIQEWKNPSISVNTSSGVEFMDSIEAVCHTNVTKVTWLLNSGPVSSSDRLTISPDGKSLLLRRLNRYDWTLQCQIEIFEEILLKSALIFLNVNYGPDNVQLWSQPSILQGVLSAPVGAQVKLKCISSQSVPQPSYRWTHNGSFLSTVAELTFPSLAWEQMGSYRCIVENPRTQLSMYADASVRVPVLRPPVAILPERSGFYIMGPTVVLLSVTTALGGVSLCGILIYSLISSYSRRTNRI, via the exons ATGGACCGTCCCAGCCCCCGGCGCAGTCCCTGGAGGGGCCTCCTCCTTGCGG ccagTCTGCTGGTCTGTGGGACCAGCCTGGCCTACAGCCAAATCTTCATCAGCCCAGACTCGCTCCTAGGGCTCGAGGGATTTCCGAGCAGCCTGGTCCTCAAGAACGCCCCAGCGGAGGCTCTGGAGTACAGCTGGCACCGCGGTGCGGACGGCACGGCGGGAAACATGATTGCCAGCTACAGACCCCCCTCCAAGTCCTGGCAGGTCGGGCCCGAGCACAGGGGTCGGGAGAACGTGAGCCACACGGGCGACCTGCTCATCCAGGACACTGAATTAAATGACACGGGGAACTACACTGTGCGGGTAGAGGCCAGCAACGGCACACAGACCGCAACCGGCTGGCTGGAGATTCAAG AGTGGAAAAACCCCAGCATCTCCGTCAACACCAGCTCCGGGGTGGAGTTCATGGATTCCATAGAAGCCGTCTGCCACACCAACGTCACCAAGGTCACGTGGCTGTTGAATTCTGGGCCAGTGTCCAGCAGCGACCGGCTGACCATATCCCCAGATGGCAAGTCCCTGCTCCTCCGGAGGCTTAACCGTTACGACTGGACGCTTCAGTGTCAGATAGAGATTTTCGAGGAGATTCTCCTGAAAAGCGCCTTAATCTTTCTCAACGTGAACT ACGGGCCCGACAACGTGCAGCTGTGGAGCCAGCCCTCCATCCTCCAGGGCGTCCTGTCGGCCCCGGTGGGCGCCCAGGTGAAGCTGAAGTGCATCTCCTCCCAGTCCGTCCCGCAGCCCAGTTACCGCTGGACACACAACGGCTCCTTCCTGAGCACCGTCGCGGAGCTGACCTTCCCGAGTCTGGCCTGGGAGCAGATGGGCAGCTACAGATGCATCGTGGAGAACCCCAGGACCCAGCTGTCCATGTACGCGGATGCCAGCGTCCGGGTTCCCG TCTTACGCCCCCCAGTGGCCATCCTGCCTGAGAGGAGTGGCTTCTACATCATGGGCCCCACAGTGGTGTTGCTGAGTGTGACCACGGCCCTGGGTGGCGTCTCCCTCTGTGGAATCCTCATATACAGCCTGATCAGCAGTTATTCCAGAAG GACAAACAGGATATAG